The Comamonas endophytica sequence CTCGACACGCCCGAGGAGGTCAAGAGCCATGCGGCGCAGATCCACCAGCAGGTCGTGGTGCTGCGCAAGATGCCCTTTGGCAACCCGGGCGCGCTCAGCGACGAGGAACGCGATCTGGTCAAGCGCTGGTACGAGGGTGGCGCTCCCGTGCGGTGATGACCCATGGCCGCAACCCATGCACAATCACCGGCCATGACTACAACAAATCCTCCAGAGACAAGCGCGCAGCCCGATCCGCACCGCGCGCCGCGCGCCTTCCTTCATGACCTCTTTGCCACGGCGGTGCGCAGCGCGCTGCCGCTGCATGCGATGGCCGCGCACCTGCCGGCGCCGCCGCGCGGGCGCACGGTGGTGATCGGTGCGGGCAAGGCCGGCGCCTCCATGGCGCAGGCGGTCGAGGCGCTGTGGCCGGCCGATGCGCCGCTGAGCGGCCTGGTCGTCACGCGCTATCACCACGTGCCCGAGCGCCCCGCGGGCCTGGCGCAGCGCATCGAGGTGGTCGAGGCCGCGCATCCCGTGCCCGACGCGGCCGGCATGCAGGCTGCCGGGCGCATCCTGGGACTGGTGCAGGGGCTGACGGCCGACGATCTGGTGCTGTGCCTGATCTCGGGCGGCGGCTCCTCGCTGCTGACGCTGCCCGCCGAGGGCCTGTCGCTGGAGGACAAGCAGCGCATCAACCGCCAGCTGCTGGAAAGCGGCGCCGACATCGCCGAGATGAATTGCGTGCGCAAGCACCTGTCGCGCATCAAGGGCGGGCGCCTGGCCGCGGCCTGCGCGCCGGCGCAGGTGGTGACGCTGACGATCAGCGATGTGCCGGGCGACGACCCCGCAACGATTGCCAGCGGGCCCACGGTGGCCGACGCCGGCAGCTGCGCCGACGCGCTGGCGATCATCGACCGGCTGGGCATCGAATTGCCCGAGGCGGTGCGCGCGCAGTTGCAAAGCGGCGCGCTGGAAACGCCCAAGCCCGGCAGCGCCTGTTTCGAAGGCCATGCGTTGGCGGTGATCTCGGCGCCGCAGCAGGCATTGGAGGCGGCCGCGGCCCGCGCCCGCGCCGCCGGCATCGATGCGTATGTGCTCAGCGACGAGATCGAGGGCGAGTCGCGCGAAGTCGGGCGCGTGCACGCGGCGCTGGGGCGCGCCGTGGCGCGCCGCGGCCAGCCCTTCGCGGCACCCTGCGTGCTGCTCAGCGGCGGCGAGACCACCGTGACGGTGCGCCCGCGCGCGCCGGGTGCCGCCCGGGGCCGGGGCGGGCGCGCGGGCGAGTTCTGCCTGGGCCTGGCGCAGGCGCTGCAGGGCCAGCCGGGCGTCTGGGCACTGGCGGCCGACACCGATGGCATCGACGGCGTGGAGAACAATGCCGGCGCACTGGTCGCGCCCGACACGCTGGCGCGCGCGCAGGCGCAAGGCCTGTCGGTGCAGGACCATCTGGACCGCAACGATGCGTGGAGCTACTTCGACGGCCTGGACGATCTCGTGATCAGCGGGCCGACCTTCACCAATGTGAATGACTTCCGTGCGCTGCTGATCCTTGGCGCCGACGCGCCGCAGCCTTCCTGACGCCGCGCACGGGCGCGGCCCGCAGGGCTTACAAACCGTTTCCTCCATCCCTGGGGTTCAACCCCTAGGGCAGGCCAGCGGCGGCTGTTTATATTGGCAGCACTTTGGCTTTGCTCCATCCCCATGGCCCCTGACGCCGATCTTGGCTTCTCCGAAGAGGGCCCCCCACCGCCGCGTGCCCGCATCGGGCCCGTGCTGCGCAGCCTGTTGCTGCTGCTGGTGCTGGCCGTGCTTCTGGCCGGCGCGGGCAGCGCCTGGTATGTGCAGCGCGGCATGGCGCAGGAGCTGCAGGCGCGCGCCGGCGCGCAGCAGGCCGAGGAGGTCGAGCTCGTGGCGCGCCTGCTGGCGGCGCGCGTCGAGCAGCAGCAAAAAGCGCTGCTGGCGCTGGCCGATGCCATTCCGCTCATCCGCCTGCAGGACCGCGAAGGCCTGTCCCGGGCGCTGCACCGGGAATTGCCGCTGGCCGACTGGTTCGATTCGCTGAGCGTGGCGCTGGCCGACGGCCGCGTCATGGCCTACGCGCGCGCCGGCAAGGACCTGCCGCTGGAGTCGCTCGATCCCAGCGAACGCGACCTGCTGCGGCGCACGCTCTCGGGCGGCAAGCCGCTGGTGGGCACCGTGCTGCAGGCGGCGGAAAACGATCTGCGGCTGCTGTTCACCGCGCCGCTGCGCACCGCCGCGGGCGAGGTGGTGGGCGTCTTGGCCGGTGGCATGCGCCTGTCGTCGCAGGCGCTGCTGCCGCCCGCGCCCGCCGACGGCTGGTCCGCGAGCCGGCTGATGCTGGTGGCGCCCGATGGCGGCATCATGGCCCACTCCAGCCCCGCACGCTGGCTGGGCCATGTGCGCGACGAGGCCGGCCTGGGGCTGCCCTTCCTGCGCCTGCTGCAGCAGCAGTTGCCGGTGCAGCTGCGCGGCACCAGCGAGACACGCGACGGCTATCTCTACACGCTGGCCGGCATGCCGCTGCCGCAGTGGTTCGTGGTGCGCGTGACGCCGCTCGACGCGCCGCCGCTGTGGGGCGTTTCCGGATTGGGCAGTGCAGCGCTGCTGGGCGCGGCCCTGCTGGCGCTGCTGGCGGCCGGGGCCATGGTGCTGCTGGCCCATCCCTGGATGGAACTCACGGCGCGCGCCGCGCAGCTGCTGCAGCGCGGCCCGGCCGGGCCTGGCGCGGCCCGGCCTGACGCGGCCCGGCCAGCCAGCCTGCCGGCGCTGCCGCAGGCCTGGGGCGAAGTCGCGGTGCTGTGGCGCGCGCTGCATGCGCTGTCGCGCCAGCGCGATACCCAGGCCCGGCGCGCTGCGCGTTTCCAGGCCCAGACCATGACCATCCTGGAGGAGGCCCCGGTGGCCATCGTGGTCACGCGCCACGACCGGGTACAGCTGCTGGGCCTGCAGGCTGCGCGGCTGCTGGGCTATGCGCCGCACGAGCTGCAGGGCTATCCCGTGCGCCAGCTCTGCGCGGGCGATGCCGAGTACCTCCGGCTGATGGAACGCATCCATGGCGAGATGCGCGCCTACGGCCAGTTCAATGGCGAGGTCTGTTTGATGCGCAAGGACGGCAGCTCCGCCTGGCTGCGCATGCAGGGCCGGCGCGTGGCTTGGCCGCTGCCGCGCGAGGGCGCGGGCATGACCATGGTCTGGATGGTGCGCGACGTGACCGACCAGCGCAAGGCGCGCACCCACCCCCAGTGGCAGGCCCGGCACGACGCGCTGACGCAGCTGCCCAACCGCGAAGCCTTTGCGCTGCGGCTGCAGCAGTGGATGGACGAACGCCGGAAGGCGCCGGGCGAGGGCGGGGTGCTGCTGTTCCTGGATCTGGACCATTTCGCCAGCGTCAACGACATGGCCGGGCATGACGCGGGCGACGCGCTGCTGCGCCATTTCGCGCGGCTGCTCGAGACCCTGGTGCCGCCGCCCGGCTCGGTGGCGCGCCTGGGCGGCGACGAGTTCGCGGTGCTGCTGCCCGACGCCAGCGCGCGCGAGGGCCGCGCCCAGGCCGAACAATTGTGCGCCGCGGTCAGTGCCTGGGAGGCGTCATACCACGGCCAGCGCTTCTGGCTGGGCGTGAGCATCGGCCTGGTGGTGCTGGATGCGCAAAGCAGCGTGGGGGCCTTGCTGCATGCGGCCGACATGGCGTGCTATGAGGCCAAGCGGCAGGGAAGGGGCGGGGTGCATGAGCATTGCGAGGTTGTCGAGAAGATCGCCTCGGAATGAAATGCAGATAGGAGATCCGTGGACAAACCCATGCTGCGCCCATTCTCTTGAGCTTGGCCGTTCATGCCCCGACGGGGCCGCCCAGGCAGGCTCAGCACGAACGGAGGGTGAGGCTCGGCACGAACGGCGGGTGAGGCTTGGCACGAACGGCGGGTGAGGCTCGGGGCAAACGGGGGTTATCCGTTCGTCCTGAGCCCGTCGAAGGATGAACGGCCGCCCTCAGGTTGACACTTGCACTGTCCGTTCGTCCCAGGCTCAAACCCTGCCCATCGCCCGCAGCAGATTCTCCGCAGTCGCCGGCGCAGTCAACACCAGCGGCTGCCGCGCCAATTCCGCCGGCCGGCTGGCCGCCACCGCATTGCGCAGCGCCTCATATATGCTGATGGCCAGCATGAACGGCGGCTCGCCCACGGCCTTGCTGCCGCCGACGTTGTCCTCGCGGTTGGCCTCGTGCCACAGGTCCACCCGGAAATGCGCGGGTATGTCGCCCGCCGTCGGGATCTTGTAGGTGCTGGGCGCGTGGGTCGTCAGCAGGCCCTTGTCGTTCCACACCAGCTGCTCGGTCGTGAGCCAGCCCATGCCCTGCACGAAGCCGCCCTCGATCTGGCCGATGTCGAGCGCCGGGTTGATGCTGTGGCCCACGTCGTGCAGGATGTCCACGCGCAGCACGCGGCTCTCGCCCGTGAGCGTGTCCACCGCGACCTCGGTGCAGGCCGCGCCATAGGCGAAGTAATAGAAGGGGCGGCCGGTCAGCGTGTGCTTGTCGTAGTGGATCTTGGGCGTGCGGTAGAAGCCGTCGCTCCACAGCTGGATGCGGTTGGCATAGGCCTCGCCCACCACTTCCTCCCAGCGGCGCTCACCCTTGGGGGTGCGCACCCAGCCGCCGGCGAAGTCCACCGCGCCCGCGCCGCAATGGTCGAGCCCGGCAACGAAGGCTGCCAGGTTGTTGCGCACGGTGCGCGCCGCGTACTGCGCGGCGCGGCCATTGAGGTCGGTGCCGCTCGAGGCCGCGGTGGCGCTGGCATTCGGGATCTTGCTGGTGTCGCTGGCCGTCACCAGCACGCGCGCCAGCGGCACGCCCAGCTCGTCGGCCACGATCTGCGCCACCTTGGTGTTCAGGCCCTGGCCCATCTCGGCGCCGCCATGGTTCACCTGCACGCTGCCGTCGGTATAGACATGCACCAGCGCGCCGGCCTGGTTGAACAGCGTGGCGGTGAAGCTGATGCCGAACTTCACGGGCGTCATCGCCAGCCCGCGCTTGATGATCGGCTGCCCGGCATTCCACTCGGTGATGTGAGCCTGGCGCGCGTGGTAGTCGGCCGAGGACGCGAGTGCCGGCAGCAGTTCGTGCAGGATGTTGTCCTCGACGCGCATCTGGTAGTGCGTGAGGCTGCGCGGGCCTTGCGGGTCGGCGTCATAGAGATTGCGCATGCGCACTTCGAGCGCATCGAGGCCCAGCTGGCGCGCGATGTCGCCGATGATGGCCTCGATGACGATCACGCCCTGCGGTCCGCCAAAGCCGCGGAAGGCCGTATGGCTCTGGGTGTTGGTCTTGCAGCGGTAGGAAGCGATCTCCACGTCGCTGAGGAAATAGGCGTTGTCGGCATGGAAGATCGCACGGTCAGCCACCGGACCCGAGAGGTCGGCGGAGAAGCCGCAGTTGGCCAGCATCTCCAGGCGCAGGCCGGTGATCAGGCCGGTGTCGTCGAAGCCCACGTCGTATTCATAGGCAAAGGGGTGGCGCTTGCCGGTGACCATGAAGTCGTCGTCGCGGTCAAGGCGCAGCTTGACCGGGGCGCCGAATTTGTGCGCCGCAAGGCAGGCCCAGACGGCCAGATGCCCGGCCTGGGTTTCCTTGCCGCCGAAGCCGCCGCCCATGCGCCGGCATTCGACCTTGACCGCGTGGTTGTCCAGCCCCAGCGCGTGCGCGACCCAGTGCTGCACCTCGCCGGGATGCTGGGTGCTGGAGTAGACATGCCACTGGCGCTGCTCGAGCGGCAGCGCGTAGGCGATCTGCCCCTCCAGATAGAAGTGCTCCTGGCCGCCGACTTCCATGCGTCCTTCGAGCCGGTGCGGGCTGCGCAGCAGCGCGCCCTGGGCATCGCCGCGGCGCACGAACACCGGTGGCAGCACATAGCTTTGCT is a genomic window containing:
- a CDS encoding glycerate kinase type-2 family protein, which produces MTTTNPPETSAQPDPHRAPRAFLHDLFATAVRSALPLHAMAAHLPAPPRGRTVVIGAGKAGASMAQAVEALWPADAPLSGLVVTRYHHVPERPAGLAQRIEVVEAAHPVPDAAGMQAAGRILGLVQGLTADDLVLCLISGGGSSLLTLPAEGLSLEDKQRINRQLLESGADIAEMNCVRKHLSRIKGGRLAAACAPAQVVTLTISDVPGDDPATIASGPTVADAGSCADALAIIDRLGIELPEAVRAQLQSGALETPKPGSACFEGHALAVISAPQQALEAAAARARAAGIDAYVLSDEIEGESREVGRVHAALGRAVARRGQPFAAPCVLLSGGETTVTVRPRAPGAARGRGGRAGEFCLGLAQALQGQPGVWALAADTDGIDGVENNAGALVAPDTLARAQAQGLSVQDHLDRNDAWSYFDGLDDLVISGPTFTNVNDFRALLILGADAPQPS
- a CDS encoding sensor domain-containing diguanylate cyclase, which gives rise to MAPDADLGFSEEGPPPPRARIGPVLRSLLLLLVLAVLLAGAGSAWYVQRGMAQELQARAGAQQAEEVELVARLLAARVEQQQKALLALADAIPLIRLQDREGLSRALHRELPLADWFDSLSVALADGRVMAYARAGKDLPLESLDPSERDLLRRTLSGGKPLVGTVLQAAENDLRLLFTAPLRTAAGEVVGVLAGGMRLSSQALLPPAPADGWSASRLMLVAPDGGIMAHSSPARWLGHVRDEAGLGLPFLRLLQQQLPVQLRGTSETRDGYLYTLAGMPLPQWFVVRVTPLDAPPLWGVSGLGSAALLGAALLALLAAGAMVLLAHPWMELTARAAQLLQRGPAGPGAARPDAARPASLPALPQAWGEVAVLWRALHALSRQRDTQARRAARFQAQTMTILEEAPVAIVVTRHDRVQLLGLQAARLLGYAPHELQGYPVRQLCAGDAEYLRLMERIHGEMRAYGQFNGEVCLMRKDGSSAWLRMQGRRVAWPLPREGAGMTMVWMVRDVTDQRKARTHPQWQARHDALTQLPNREAFALRLQQWMDERRKAPGEGGVLLFLDLDHFASVNDMAGHDAGDALLRHFARLLETLVPPPGSVARLGGDEFAVLLPDASAREGRAQAEQLCAAVSAWEASYHGQRFWLGVSIGLVVLDAQSSVGALLHAADMACYEAKRQGRGGVHEHCEVVEKIASE
- the xdhB gene encoding xanthine dehydrogenase molybdopterin binding subunit codes for the protein MKSLPSLFPEAAAALAAASPVPAMGQSHIHESAQAQVLGTANYIDDLPELKGTLYAAPILSPVAHGRLRGVDSQAAEALPGVRGVVLAADVPGDPILAAFGHDEPVFAIDSVQHVGQVIGLAVADSPRLARRAARLVACDIEALPAVLDVHTAHAQQSYVLPPVFVRRGDAQGALLRSPHRLEGRMEVGGQEHFYLEGQIAYALPLEQRQWHVYSSTQHPGEVQHWVAHALGLDNHAVKVECRRMGGGFGGKETQAGHLAVWACLAAHKFGAPVKLRLDRDDDFMVTGKRHPFAYEYDVGFDDTGLITGLRLEMLANCGFSADLSGPVADRAIFHADNAYFLSDVEIASYRCKTNTQSHTAFRGFGGPQGVIVIEAIIGDIARQLGLDALEVRMRNLYDADPQGPRSLTHYQMRVEDNILHELLPALASSADYHARQAHITEWNAGQPIIKRGLAMTPVKFGISFTATLFNQAGALVHVYTDGSVQVNHGGAEMGQGLNTKVAQIVADELGVPLARVLVTASDTSKIPNASATAASSGTDLNGRAAQYAARTVRNNLAAFVAGLDHCGAGAVDFAGGWVRTPKGERRWEEVVGEAYANRIQLWSDGFYRTPKIHYDKHTLTGRPFYYFAYGAACTEVAVDTLTGESRVLRVDILHDVGHSINPALDIGQIEGGFVQGMGWLTTEQLVWNDKGLLTTHAPSTYKIPTAGDIPAHFRVDLWHEANREDNVGGSKAVGEPPFMLAISIYEALRNAVAASRPAELARQPLVLTAPATAENLLRAMGRV